One Chitinispirillales bacterium ANBcel5 genomic window carries:
- a CDS encoding radical SAM protein produces the protein MDFPESVSFTVTNACNLRCKMCGQWGPDGYIKNKVKSNTTMSPDVWKKMVDELVDNNSASVLLRGGEVFLYPYIAELLHYIHSKNIFISIDTNGTLLDKYADLLSTLGTIHLSISIDGPPHIHDKIRGDENCFERIEKNLEVLRDAENRHGQRISKAFTFTLSSDNYLFLGQMPDIARRLEIETITVVPRYWVPGEAGKEYENWVCKHFEDKAFSWKGFHEETPKIDCNRLTEELQKYEKNLGTIKNYPYMELSQSEYREWFTTYYSVVKKHHCSNTERLIDIQPNGDANVCVDFPDIVFGNVQNQTIREIWNGKKLQKFRKLRKESQTPVCYRCGAKYMSESPEKQSS, from the coding sequence ATGGATTTCCCAGAATCTGTCTCTTTTACAGTTACCAACGCGTGCAACCTGAGATGCAAAATGTGCGGTCAGTGGGGACCTGATGGTTACATTAAAAACAAGGTAAAAAGCAACACAACCATGAGTCCCGATGTCTGGAAAAAGATGGTAGATGAGCTGGTAGATAACAACAGTGCATCTGTTCTTTTGCGAGGCGGAGAGGTGTTTTTGTATCCCTACATAGCTGAATTGCTTCACTACATTCATTCAAAAAACATCTTTATCTCTATTGATACAAACGGTACCTTACTGGATAAATATGCAGACCTGCTATCGACTCTTGGTACTATTCACCTAAGCATTTCGATCGATGGCCCTCCTCACATACATGATAAAATTCGAGGAGACGAAAATTGTTTTGAAAGGATTGAAAAGAACCTTGAAGTACTCAGGGATGCTGAAAACAGGCACGGTCAACGGATCAGCAAGGCTTTCACATTTACACTATCCTCAGATAATTACCTGTTCCTTGGCCAGATGCCCGATATTGCACGACGCTTAGAAATCGAAACTATTACCGTCGTACCCCGTTATTGGGTGCCTGGTGAAGCTGGAAAAGAGTATGAAAACTGGGTCTGTAAGCACTTTGAAGACAAAGCGTTCTCCTGGAAAGGGTTTCATGAGGAGACTCCGAAAATCGATTGTAACAGATTAACCGAAGAATTACAGAAGTATGAGAAAAATCTTGGAACTATCAAAAACTACCCCTATATGGAATTATCTCAGAGTGAGTACCGGGAATGGTTTACCACCTACTATTCTGTGGTAAAAAAACATCACTGCTCCAACACCGAGCGGTTAATTGATATTCAGCCTAATGGTGATGCTAATGTGTGTGTAGATTTTCCTGATATAGTATTTGGCAATGTTCAGAATCAGACGATCCGGGAAATATGGAACGGTAAAAAGCTTCAAAAATTTCGGAAACTAAGGAAAGAAAGCCAAACGCCTGTGTGTTATCGATGTGGAGCTAAATACATGTCGGAGAGTCCGGAGAAACAATCGTCCTGA
- a CDS encoding pyridoxamine 5'-phosphate oxidase family protein, whose translation METIEQIREFTNQYPVAWLATAENDQPHVRGMMMWFADETGFYFHTGTSKRLSDQLHTNPKAEIAYFNPGDGLNSQMVRITGDIQLVNDEKLKAKLFEDREWLHAVRDAFPDQEIFIFRIAHGEAQYWDMSRNCTEKDIAPIVF comes from the coding sequence ATGGAAACAATCGAACAAATCAGAGAGTTCACAAATCAGTATCCGGTTGCATGGCTTGCAACAGCAGAAAACGACCAGCCCCACGTTAGAGGTATGATGATGTGGTTTGCTGATGAGACAGGGTTTTACTTTCACACCGGTACATCGAAACGACTCTCCGATCAGCTCCACACTAATCCAAAAGCTGAGATTGCTTATTTTAACCCGGGGGATGGACTAAACTCTCAAATGGTCCGAATCACTGGTGATATTCAATTAGTGAATGATGAAAAACTGAAAGCAAAACTGTTTGAGGATCGGGAGTGGCTACATGCAGTCAGGGATGCATTTCCAGATCAGGAAATATTCATATTTCGAATCGCGCATGGAGAAGCACAGTACTGGGATATGTCCCGAAACTGTACCGAGAAAGATATCGCTCCTATCGTTTTTTAA